One genomic segment of Amycolatopsis sp. WQ 127309 includes these proteins:
- the dapB gene encoding 4-hydroxy-tetrahydrodipicolinate reductase yields the protein MTINVGVLGARGRMGATVVKAVEGAEDMKVVAALDDGDDFAALAEAQVVVDFTHPDAVMDNLKYLVAHDIHAVVGTTGFSEERLSELRGLLAPKPSLGVLIAPNFALGAVLAMRFAAQAAKFYASAEIIELHHNRKADAPSGTAAHTARMIAAARAEAGVTPGPDATTSELDGARGATVEDVRVHSVRLPGLVAHEEILFGGEGETLTIRHDSLDRTSFMPGVLLGVRTVLTRPGLTVGLENVLDL from the coding sequence ATGACCATCAACGTCGGTGTGCTCGGCGCGCGCGGCCGGATGGGCGCGACGGTGGTGAAGGCCGTCGAAGGCGCCGAAGACATGAAGGTCGTCGCCGCTTTGGACGACGGCGACGACTTCGCGGCGCTGGCCGAGGCCCAGGTCGTCGTCGACTTCACCCACCCCGACGCCGTGATGGACAACCTGAAGTACCTGGTGGCGCACGACATCCACGCGGTCGTCGGCACCACCGGCTTCAGCGAGGAGCGCCTGTCCGAGCTTCGCGGGCTCTTGGCGCCGAAGCCGTCGCTGGGTGTGCTGATCGCGCCGAACTTCGCGCTGGGCGCGGTGCTGGCGATGCGCTTCGCGGCGCAGGCGGCGAAGTTCTACGCCTCGGCCGAGATCATCGAGCTGCACCACAACCGCAAGGCCGACGCGCCCTCGGGCACCGCCGCGCACACCGCCCGGATGATCGCCGCGGCGCGCGCGGAGGCCGGCGTGACGCCGGGCCCGGACGCGACGACGTCCGAACTGGACGGTGCCCGCGGCGCCACGGTCGAGGACGTCCGCGTCCACTCGGTCCGGCTGCCCGGGCTCGTCGCGCACGAGGAGATCCTGTTCGGCGGCGAGGGGGAGACCCTGACCATCCGCCACGACTCCCTGGACCGGACGTCGTTCATGCCGGGTGTGCTGCTCGGCGTGCGCACGGTGCTCACGCGCCCCGGCCTGACGGTCGGCCTGGAGAACGTGCTCGACCTGTGA
- a CDS encoding pitrilysin family protein produces the protein MARQVSGHEQPVGTTRTLESTPDGAVVKRSVLPGGLRVITEHVPASRSATVGLWVGIGSRDEPAAVAGAAHYLEHLLFKGTAHRDAKQIAEEIDAVGGEFNAFTAKEHTCYYAQVLDADLPLAVDLVTDVVFDALCTDRDMDMERSVVLEEISMRDDDPEDLLHETFVSAILGDHVLGRPVLGTEKSIIEMSPAALRGFYKRRYTLPRMVLAVAGNIDHNQVLRLVRKALRDRLAGDATPVAPREGRARIKTVPKLALHTDDTEQAHVMLGLRSLSRHDERRFALSVLNAALGGGMSSRLFQEIREQRGLAYQVYSSVASYSDTGHMSVYAGCQPEKLGDVAGVIREVLDKVGVDGLTDAEVARAKGQLRGGIVLGLEDTSSRMSRIGKNELNYAHYLGVDDTIARIDAVTTDEVCALARTLFARPGGVTAAAVVGPYAHADDLPDDLHEVIAS, from the coding sequence ATGGCACGGCAGGTTTCCGGGCACGAGCAGCCCGTCGGCACCACCCGCACGCTGGAGTCCACTCCGGACGGTGCGGTCGTCAAGCGCAGCGTTCTGCCCGGTGGCCTGCGCGTGATCACCGAGCACGTGCCGGCGTCCCGCTCGGCGACGGTCGGGCTGTGGGTCGGCATCGGCTCGCGCGACGAACCGGCCGCCGTCGCCGGGGCCGCGCACTACCTCGAACACCTGCTGTTCAAGGGAACCGCGCACCGCGACGCCAAGCAGATCGCCGAGGAGATCGACGCGGTCGGCGGCGAGTTCAACGCCTTCACCGCGAAGGAGCACACCTGCTACTACGCGCAGGTGCTCGACGCGGACCTGCCGCTCGCCGTGGACCTGGTCACCGACGTCGTGTTCGACGCGCTCTGCACCGACCGCGACATGGACATGGAACGCAGCGTCGTCCTCGAAGAGATCTCGATGCGCGACGACGACCCGGAAGACCTGCTGCACGAGACGTTCGTCAGCGCGATCCTCGGCGACCACGTGCTCGGCCGCCCGGTGCTCGGCACCGAGAAGTCGATCATCGAGATGTCTCCGGCGGCGTTGCGCGGGTTCTACAAGCGCCGCTACACGCTGCCGCGGATGGTGCTGGCGGTGGCCGGGAACATCGACCACAACCAGGTGCTCCGCCTGGTGCGCAAGGCTCTTCGCGACCGGTTGGCGGGCGACGCCACGCCGGTGGCGCCGCGCGAGGGCCGCGCGCGGATCAAGACCGTGCCGAAGCTGGCCCTGCACACCGACGACACCGAGCAGGCGCACGTCATGCTCGGCCTGCGGTCGCTGTCGCGCCACGACGAACGCCGCTTCGCGCTGTCGGTGCTCAACGCGGCGCTCGGCGGCGGCATGAGCTCGCGGCTGTTCCAGGAGATCCGCGAACAGCGTGGCCTGGCCTACCAGGTGTACTCGTCCGTCGCGAGCTACTCCGACACCGGTCACATGTCCGTGTACGCGGGCTGCCAGCCGGAGAAGCTCGGTGACGTCGCGGGCGTGATCCGCGAGGTGCTCGACAAGGTCGGCGTCGACGGCCTGACCGACGCCGAGGTGGCCCGCGCCAAGGGCCAGCTGCGCGGCGGGATCGTGCTGGGCCTGGAGGACACGTCGTCGCGGATGTCGCGGATCGGCAAGAACGAGCTCAACTACGCCCACTACCTGGGCGTCGACGACACGATCGCGCGCATCGACGCCGTCACCACCGACGAGGTGTGTGCGCTCGCTCGCACTTTGTTCGCACGGCCGGGCGGGGTCACGGCGGCGGCGGTCGTCGGGCCGTACGCTCACGCCGACGACCTGCCCGATGACTTGCACGAGGTGATCGCTTCATGA
- a CDS encoding polyribonucleotide nucleotidyltransferase — MTDSTGVTVHEAEAVIDNGRFGTRTVRFETGRLAKQAAGAVVAYLDEETMLLSATTASKHPKDHFDFFPLTVDVEERMYAAGRIPGAFFRREGRPSTDAILTCRLIDRPLRPSFTDGLRNEIQVVITVQSLNPDDPYDVLAINAASASTQIAGLPFSGPVGGVRVALIEDQWVAFPTWSQLAKATFNMVVAGRIVGDDVAIMMVEAEGTENTLDLIADGGKAPDEVSVAQGLEASKPFIKVLCEAQQKLADVAAKPTGEFPVFLAYEQDAFDAVAAIATDDLANALQIAGKQDRDAATDQVKAAVLEKVGINEGEAFEGREKEIGAAFKALSKKVMRKRVLTDKIRMDGRGLTDIRSLSAEVAVIPRAHGSALFERGETQILGVTTLNMLRLEQQIDSLSPETHKRYMHHYNFPPFSTGETGRVGSPKRREIGHGMLAERALVPVLPKRDEFPYAIRQVSEALGSNGSTSMGSVCASTMGLYNAGVPLKAPVAGIAMGLISDEVDGETRYVALTDILGAEDAMGDMDFKVAGTKDIITALQLDTKLDGIPSEVLAAALKQAKDARLTILEVIAEAIDGPDEMSPYSPRVTSVKIPVDKIGEVIGPKGKMINSITEQTGADISIEDDGTIYVGAADGPSAEAAIDLINAIANPQLPKVGERFLGTVVKTAAFGAFVSLLPGKDGLVHISKLGNGKRIAKVEDVVNVGDKLRVEIADIDNRGKISLIVVQEEEAPAATPAADAEKADA; from the coding sequence ATGACCGACTCCACCGGAGTCACCGTGCACGAAGCAGAAGCCGTGATCGACAACGGCCGTTTCGGCACCCGCACCGTCCGCTTCGAGACGGGCCGCCTGGCCAAGCAGGCCGCCGGCGCCGTCGTCGCGTACCTCGACGAAGAGACCATGCTGCTCTCGGCGACGACCGCGTCGAAGCACCCGAAGGACCACTTCGACTTCTTCCCCCTCACGGTGGACGTCGAGGAGCGCATGTACGCGGCCGGCCGCATCCCCGGCGCGTTCTTCCGCCGCGAGGGCCGTCCCTCGACCGACGCGATCCTGACCTGCCGCCTGATCGACCGGCCGCTGCGCCCGTCGTTCACCGACGGTCTCCGCAACGAGATCCAGGTCGTCATCACCGTCCAGAGCCTGAACCCGGACGACCCGTACGACGTGCTGGCCATCAACGCCGCGTCGGCGTCGACCCAGATCGCCGGCCTGCCGTTCTCGGGCCCGGTCGGCGGCGTGCGCGTCGCCCTGATCGAGGACCAGTGGGTCGCGTTCCCGACCTGGTCGCAGCTCGCGAAGGCCACCTTCAACATGGTCGTCGCCGGCCGCATCGTCGGTGACGACGTCGCGATCATGATGGTCGAGGCCGAGGGCACCGAGAACACGCTCGACCTGATCGCCGACGGCGGCAAGGCGCCGGACGAGGTCTCGGTCGCGCAGGGCCTCGAAGCGTCCAAGCCGTTCATCAAGGTGCTGTGCGAAGCCCAGCAGAAGCTGGCCGACGTGGCCGCCAAGCCGACCGGCGAGTTCCCGGTCTTCCTGGCCTACGAGCAGGACGCCTTCGACGCCGTCGCCGCGATCGCGACCGACGACCTGGCGAACGCGCTGCAGATCGCCGGCAAGCAGGACCGCGACGCCGCGACCGACCAGGTCAAGGCCGCCGTGCTGGAGAAGGTCGGCATCAACGAGGGCGAAGCCTTCGAGGGCCGCGAGAAGGAGATCGGCGCCGCGTTCAAGGCGCTGTCCAAGAAGGTCATGCGCAAGCGCGTCCTCACGGACAAGATCCGCATGGACGGCCGCGGCCTGACCGACATCCGGTCGCTCTCGGCCGAGGTCGCCGTGATCCCGCGGGCCCACGGTTCGGCGCTGTTCGAGCGCGGGGAAACCCAGATCCTGGGCGTCACCACGCTGAACATGCTTCGCCTGGAGCAGCAGATCGACTCGCTGTCCCCGGAGACGCACAAGCGCTACATGCACCACTACAACTTCCCGCCGTTCTCCACCGGCGAGACCGGCCGCGTCGGTTCGCCGAAGCGGCGTGAGATCGGCCACGGCATGCTCGCCGAGCGCGCCCTGGTCCCGGTGCTGCCGAAGCGCGACGAGTTCCCGTACGCGATCCGCCAGGTCTCCGAGGCGCTGGGCTCCAACGGCTCGACCTCGATGGGCTCGGTCTGCGCGTCCACCATGGGCCTGTACAACGCCGGTGTGCCGCTGAAGGCGCCGGTCGCGGGCATCGCGATGGGCCTCATCTCCGACGAGGTCGACGGCGAGACCCGCTACGTCGCGCTGACCGACATCCTCGGGGCCGAGGACGCCATGGGCGACATGGACTTCAAGGTCGCCGGCACCAAGGACATCATCACCGCCCTGCAGCTGGACACCAAGCTCGACGGCATCCCCTCCGAGGTGCTCGCCGCCGCGCTGAAGCAGGCGAAGGACGCCCGTCTCACCATCCTGGAGGTCATCGCCGAGGCGATCGACGGCCCGGACGAGATGAGCCCGTACTCGCCGCGCGTCACCAGCGTGAAGATCCCGGTGGACAAGATCGGCGAGGTCATCGGCCCGAAGGGCAAGATGATCAACTCGATCACCGAGCAGACCGGTGCCGACATCTCCATCGAGGACGACGGCACGATCTACGTGGGCGCGGCCGACGGCCCGTCGGCGGAGGCGGCGATCGACCTGATCAACGCCATCGCCAACCCGCAGCTGCCCAAGGTCGGGGAGCGTTTCCTCGGCACCGTGGTGAAGACGGCCGCGTTCGGCGCGTTCGTCTCGCTGCTGCCGGGCAAGGACGGCCTGGTGCACATCTCCAAGCTGGGCAACGGCAAGCGGATCGCCAAGGTCGAGGACGTCGTCAACGTGGGCGACAAGCTCCGCGTCGAGATCGCCGACATCGACAACCGCGGCAAGATCAGCCTGATCGTCGTCCAGGAGGAGGAGGCCCCGGCCGCCACTCCCGCCGCCGACGCCGAGAAGGCCGACGCGTAA
- the rpsO gene encoding 30S ribosomal protein S15 produces the protein MALSTEEKKSILAEYGVHDSDTGSPEAQVALLTKRIVGLTEHLKAHKHDHHSRRGLLLLVGRRRRLLNYVMKVDIERYRALIQRLGLRR, from the coding sequence GTGGCGCTGTCCACCGAAGAGAAGAAGTCGATCCTGGCCGAGTACGGCGTGCACGACTCGGACACGGGATCCCCCGAGGCCCAGGTCGCGCTGCTGACCAAGCGGATCGTCGGCCTCACCGAGCACCTCAAGGCTCACAAGCACGACCACCACTCGCGTCGCGGGCTCCTGCTGCTGGTCGGCCGTCGCCGCCGGCTGCTGAACTACGTGATGAAGGTGGACATCGAGCGTTACCGTGCGCTGATCCAGCGCCTCGGCCTGCGCCGATAG
- a CDS encoding 2'-5' RNA ligase family protein has product MPALFSALLPPGDVVDAVAGALGDPAGGLAWEPPERWHVTLAYYGRDDAGTRGAWLADRLAGRRAVDVRLEKAATFPGVLWLTVAGSELTPLAHAAGAGAEARPYRAHLTLARFPREEPGLAERWTSRLAGFTSRNWQATRVALMTSEREPGGTRYRVAREFELDRA; this is encoded by the coding sequence ATGCCGGCCCTGTTCAGCGCCCTGCTCCCGCCCGGCGACGTCGTCGACGCGGTCGCCGGGGCCCTGGGCGACCCGGCCGGCGGTCTGGCCTGGGAGCCGCCGGAGAGGTGGCACGTCACGCTCGCCTACTACGGCCGGGACGACGCCGGCACCCGGGGAGCGTGGCTCGCGGACCGGCTGGCCGGCCGCCGCGCCGTCGACGTCCGGCTGGAAAAGGCCGCGACGTTCCCCGGGGTGCTGTGGTTGACTGTCGCCGGATCGGAGCTGACGCCGCTCGCGCACGCCGCGGGCGCCGGCGCCGAGGCGAGGCCGTACCGGGCCCACCTGACGCTGGCGCGGTTCCCCCGGGAAGAACCCGGGCTCGCCGAGCGTTGGACGTCGCGGCTGGCCGGTTTCACGAGCCGGAACTGGCAGGCCACGCGCGTGGCGCTGATGACCAGCGAGCGCGAACCGGGCGGAACCCGCTACCGGGTGGCCCGCGAGTTCGAGCTGGATCGCGCCTGA
- a CDS encoding helix-turn-helix transcriptional regulator, with protein MEDHKIVQRNIALQREWYGEPLGDRVRRLVVAFDVSQAFLAEVLGISAPMLSQVMSGRRAKIGNPVVLARMIMLERKILVPEVAAGNRDAMLAAMEDVRDSRPTVGRDNIPVVNEDQAVLAYLRDLAEDEDLGEAAKRLDDDFPAIADLLRRAGHGG; from the coding sequence GTGGAGGACCACAAGATCGTCCAGCGGAACATCGCGCTGCAGCGCGAGTGGTACGGGGAGCCCCTGGGCGACCGCGTGCGCCGGCTCGTCGTCGCCTTCGACGTTTCGCAGGCGTTCCTGGCCGAGGTCCTCGGCATCAGCGCCCCCATGCTCAGCCAGGTGATGAGCGGGCGGCGCGCGAAGATCGGCAACCCGGTCGTGCTGGCCAGGATGATCATGCTCGAACGCAAGATCCTGGTCCCCGAGGTCGCCGCCGGCAACCGCGACGCGATGCTGGCCGCGATGGAGGACGTCCGCGACTCCCGGCCCACCGTCGGGCGCGACAACATCCCGGTGGTCAACGAGGACCAGGCCGTCCTGGCCTACCTGCGCGACCTGGCCGAGGACGAGGACCTGGGCGAGGCCGCCAAGCGGCTCGACGACGACTTCCCGGCGATCGCCGACCTGCTCCGCCGGGCCGGTCACGGCGGCTGA
- a CDS encoding bifunctional riboflavin kinase/FAD synthetase, translating into MLRWRGLGDLPGGWGRCVVTIGVFDGVHRGHQELINRTVAAAAERDVPSVVLTFDPHPSEVLRPGSHPAQLTTLRRKAELVEGLGVDVFCVLPFTLELSRLQPEEFVHEVLVDRLHAAAVIVGDNFTFGAKAAGTVGLLRTLGRRFGFAAYGAELQGKELSEEDQSAITFSSTYVRSCIDAGDVVAAAEALGRPHRLEGIVVRGDGRGHELGYPTANLSTPRFAAVPADGVYSAWFTRSADPSRRLRAAVSVGTNPTFSGRERTVEAFVLDVDEDFYGQHVAIDFGTRLRDQVRFADSAGLVAQIDEDVVETRKALPDAG; encoded by the coding sequence GTGCTGCGGTGGCGTGGGCTGGGGGACCTTCCCGGCGGCTGGGGACGGTGCGTGGTCACCATCGGCGTGTTCGACGGCGTGCACCGCGGGCACCAGGAGCTGATCAACCGGACCGTGGCCGCGGCCGCGGAGCGCGACGTGCCGAGCGTGGTGCTGACGTTCGACCCGCACCCGTCGGAGGTGCTGCGCCCGGGGAGCCACCCGGCGCAGCTGACCACGTTGCGGCGCAAGGCGGAGCTCGTCGAGGGCCTCGGCGTCGACGTCTTCTGCGTGCTGCCGTTCACCTTGGAGCTGTCCCGGCTGCAGCCGGAGGAGTTCGTGCACGAGGTGCTGGTCGACCGGCTGCACGCGGCCGCGGTGATCGTCGGCGACAACTTCACCTTCGGGGCCAAGGCCGCCGGCACCGTCGGGCTGCTGCGCACCCTCGGCCGCCGCTTCGGCTTCGCCGCCTACGGCGCGGAGCTGCAGGGCAAGGAACTGTCCGAAGAGGACCAGTCGGCCATCACGTTCTCGAGCACGTACGTCCGCTCCTGCATCGACGCCGGGGACGTCGTGGCCGCCGCCGAGGCGCTCGGCCGCCCGCACCGGCTCGAAGGCATCGTCGTGCGCGGTGACGGCCGGGGCCACGAGCTCGGCTACCCGACGGCGAACCTGTCGACCCCGCGGTTCGCCGCCGTCCCGGCCGACGGCGTATACAGCGCCTGGTTCACCCGCTCGGCGGACCCGTCGCGCCGGCTGCGCGCCGCGGTCTCGGTGGGCACCAACCCGACGTTCTCCGGGCGCGAGCGGACCGTCGAGGCGTTCGTCCTCGACGTCGACGAGGACTTCTACGGCCAGCACGTCGCGATCGACTTCGGCACCCGGCTGCGCGACCAGGTGCGGTTCGCGGACTCGGCCGGGCTGGTCGCCCAGATCGACGAGGACGTCGTCGAGACCAGAAAGGCCCTCCCGGACGCGGGGTAG
- the truB gene encoding tRNA pseudouridine(55) synthase TruB: MSSPKPPRRPAPPPGLLIVDKPAGMTSHDVVARARRFMGTRKVGHAGTLDPMATGVLVLGIERATKLLGHLALDRKTYLATLSLGSSTTTDDAEGEILTTAETGGVTDAAIAAGIAKLTGPIQQVPSAVSAVKIDGKRAYARVRAGEDVVIPPRPVTIYRFDVLGIRHEDDHVEVDAVVECSSGTYVRALARDLGADLGVGGHLMALRRTTVGPFSLAKARTLDQLEEAPELSLDLDAAVAAAFPRRDLDAATAKAVRHGQRIPAAGVEGTYGLFGPDGKVLALAADEEGVSRAVVVLLPA; encoded by the coding sequence GTGTCGAGCCCCAAACCGCCCCGCCGTCCCGCCCCGCCGCCCGGTCTCCTGATCGTCGACAAGCCCGCCGGGATGACGTCGCACGACGTCGTCGCCCGCGCCCGCCGTTTCATGGGCACCCGCAAGGTCGGGCACGCCGGCACGCTCGACCCGATGGCGACCGGCGTGCTGGTGCTCGGCATCGAGCGCGCCACCAAGCTGCTCGGCCACCTGGCGCTCGACCGCAAGACCTACCTCGCGACGCTGTCGCTGGGCAGCAGCACCACGACCGACGACGCCGAGGGCGAGATCCTCACCACCGCGGAGACCGGCGGCGTCACCGACGCGGCGATCGCCGCCGGGATCGCGAAGCTCACCGGCCCCATCCAGCAGGTGCCCAGCGCGGTCAGCGCCGTCAAGATCGACGGCAAGCGCGCCTACGCCCGGGTCCGCGCGGGGGAGGACGTCGTCATCCCGCCGCGCCCGGTCACGATCTACCGCTTCGACGTCCTGGGCATCCGCCACGAGGACGACCACGTCGAGGTCGACGCCGTCGTCGAGTGCTCGTCGGGCACCTACGTCCGCGCGCTGGCCCGCGACTTGGGCGCCGACCTCGGCGTCGGCGGTCACCTGATGGCGCTGCGGCGCACCACGGTCGGCCCGTTCTCGCTCGCGAAGGCGCGCACGCTGGACCAGCTGGAAGAGGCGCCCGAGCTGAGCCTGGACCTCGACGCCGCCGTCGCCGCCGCCTTCCCGCGGCGCGACCTCGACGCCGCGACGGCCAAGGCGGTCCGCCACGGCCAGCGCATCCCGGCGGCCGGGGTCGAGGGCACCTACGGCCTGTTCGGCCCCGACGGCAAGGTGCTGGCGCTGGCCGCCGACGAAGAAGGCGTGTCCCGAGCAGTGGTCGTGTTGCTGCCCGCCTAG
- a CDS encoding GNAT family N-acetyltransferase, protein MRGVAKIEVRPARAAEFEAVAGLRWRWVAERDGLPGAARAGFVREFAAWARDHTTSHRCLVVVREDQVIGMAFLAITARVPTPTAFTRAAGDVQSVYISPEARDGGLGGLLINAILRLAADLGLERVTVHSSKRAVPAYERRGFAVARHLMQAEVPPGRSSGHDRRLR, encoded by the coding sequence ATGAGGGGCGTGGCGAAGATCGAAGTCCGGCCCGCGAGGGCCGCCGAGTTCGAAGCCGTCGCCGGGCTGCGGTGGCGGTGGGTCGCCGAGCGGGACGGCCTGCCCGGCGCCGCGCGCGCCGGGTTCGTGCGGGAGTTCGCCGCCTGGGCGCGGGACCACACGACCAGCCACCGGTGCCTGGTCGTGGTGCGCGAGGACCAGGTGATCGGGATGGCGTTCCTGGCGATCACCGCGCGCGTGCCGACGCCGACGGCGTTCACCCGGGCCGCCGGCGACGTGCAGAGCGTCTACATCTCGCCGGAGGCGCGCGACGGCGGTCTCGGCGGCCTGCTCATCAACGCGATCCTGCGCCTGGCCGCGGATCTCGGGCTCGAGCGCGTCACGGTGCACTCGTCGAAGCGCGCCGTGCCGGCCTACGAGCGGCGCGGGTTCGCCGTGGCCCGGCACCTCATGCAGGCCGAGGTGCCGCCGGGCCGATCAAGCGGCCACGATCGGCGTCTCCGGTAG
- a CDS encoding nitrate/nitrite transporter, with product MPPATGRATARSWLIWSAAVTVYLLAVFHRTSFGVAGLQAAERFGVGAAALGTFTVLQVGVYAAMQIPTGVLVDRYGPRRVLTVAVLILGTGQILLGVAHSYGLGLLARGVLGLGDALTFVSVLRLVAAHFPGRQYALLTSFTAAVGYIGNLAATVPLSLVLDSAGWTPTFLAVGALTVLYTLVVTLRVRDVPPGVEVPVREAVRPRELGHQVAEAWRTPGTRLGFWVHFSTMFAPNALTLLWGVPWLVQGQGQSKAAASALLTVFVFGSMAGGPLLGGLIGRRPELRMPLVGGYIGGAAVLWTVLLSWPGQVPVGLLVPAFAFLALGGPASMIGFALARDYNPLSRVGTATGVVNVGGFVATTIAALAVGVLLQWTGGNFRWSLLAIVVLLAIGTSRMLVWWRRTRTHLFLAAARGEEVPVRITRRRWDAALPETPIVAA from the coding sequence GTGCCGCCCGCCACCGGCCGCGCCACCGCCCGGTCCTGGCTCATCTGGTCCGCCGCCGTCACCGTCTACCTGCTCGCGGTGTTCCACCGCACCTCCTTCGGCGTCGCCGGGCTGCAGGCGGCCGAGCGCTTCGGCGTCGGCGCGGCCGCGCTCGGCACGTTCACCGTGCTGCAGGTCGGCGTCTACGCCGCGATGCAGATCCCGACCGGCGTCCTGGTCGACCGCTACGGCCCGCGCCGCGTGCTCACCGTCGCCGTGCTGATCCTCGGGACCGGCCAGATCCTGCTCGGCGTCGCGCACTCCTACGGCCTCGGCCTGCTCGCCCGCGGCGTGCTGGGCCTCGGCGACGCGCTCACCTTCGTCAGCGTGCTGCGCCTGGTCGCGGCCCACTTCCCGGGCCGCCAGTACGCGCTGCTGACGTCGTTCACCGCGGCCGTCGGCTACATCGGCAACCTCGCGGCCACCGTCCCGCTGTCCCTCGTCCTCGACAGCGCCGGCTGGACGCCCACCTTCCTCGCGGTCGGCGCGCTGACCGTGCTCTACACCCTGGTCGTGACGCTGCGGGTGCGCGACGTCCCGCCCGGCGTCGAGGTGCCGGTCCGCGAAGCCGTCCGCCCGCGCGAGCTCGGCCACCAGGTCGCCGAGGCGTGGCGGACGCCGGGGACCCGCCTGGGGTTCTGGGTGCACTTCAGCACGATGTTCGCGCCGAACGCGCTGACGCTGCTGTGGGGCGTGCCGTGGCTGGTGCAGGGCCAGGGGCAGTCGAAGGCCGCCGCGAGCGCGCTGCTCACGGTGTTCGTCTTCGGCTCGATGGCCGGCGGTCCGCTGCTCGGCGGCCTGATCGGCCGTCGCCCGGAGCTGCGGATGCCGCTGGTCGGCGGCTACATCGGCGGCGCCGCGGTGCTGTGGACGGTGCTGCTGAGCTGGCCCGGTCAGGTCCCGGTGGGGCTGCTGGTGCCCGCGTTCGCCTTCCTCGCCCTCGGCGGCCCGGCCTCGATGATCGGCTTCGCGCTGGCCCGCGACTACAACCCGCTCAGCCGCGTCGGCACGGCGACCGGCGTGGTCAACGTCGGCGGCTTCGTGGCGACGACGATCGCCGCGCTCGCGGTCGGCGTGCTGCTGCAGTGGACCGGCGGGAACTTCCGGTGGTCGCTGCTGGCGATCGTGGTGCTCCTGGCGATCGGGACGTCCCGGATGCTCGTGTGGTGGCGGCGCACCCGCACCCACCTGTTCCTCGCCGCGGCCCGCGGCGAGGAGGTCCCGGTCCGGATCACCCGCCGCCGCTGGGACGCGGCCCTACCGGAGACGCCGATCGTGGCCGCTTGA
- a CDS encoding MATE family efflux transporter, whose protein sequence is MNVAENERVPAKRVLGLAVPALGVLAAEPLYVLVDTAVVGHLDALSLAGLALGGVVLSQVSSQLTFLSYGTTSRTARLHGAGRRADAVREGVQATWLALFVGLFVLVAGQLLAWPVARALSGSDEITSAAVSWLRIALFGAPLILVTMAGNGWMRGVQDAVRPLRYVLAGNGISAVLCPVLVYGAGLGLEGSAIANVVAQVISASLFFAALVREKVALRPDFRVMRAQLGLGRDLVLRSLGFQLCFVSAAAVAARTSTEAVGAHQVVLQLWVFLSLVLDSVAIAAQSLVGAALGAGSARQARGVATQITRYGLLMGCVLGVLFAALSWVLPRAFTADPGVLAEVPHAWWFFVALQPIAGVVFALDGVLLGAGDAAFLRNATLGSAALGFLPLIWASLGFGWGLTGIWTGLSLFMVLRLVAVLVRWRSGTWAVTGAIRPA, encoded by the coding sequence GTGAACGTGGCGGAGAACGAGCGGGTCCCGGCGAAGCGGGTCCTGGGGCTGGCCGTGCCGGCGCTGGGCGTGCTGGCCGCCGAGCCGTTGTACGTGCTGGTCGACACGGCGGTCGTCGGCCACCTCGACGCGCTGTCGCTGGCCGGGCTCGCGCTCGGCGGCGTCGTGCTGTCCCAGGTGTCGAGCCAGCTGACGTTCCTGTCCTACGGCACGACCTCGCGCACCGCCCGCCTGCACGGGGCCGGGCGCCGGGCCGACGCCGTCCGCGAAGGCGTCCAGGCGACGTGGCTGGCGCTGTTCGTCGGGCTCTTCGTGCTGGTCGCCGGGCAGCTGCTGGCCTGGCCGGTCGCACGGGCGCTGTCGGGCAGCGACGAGATCACGAGCGCGGCCGTGTCGTGGCTGCGGATCGCGTTGTTCGGGGCGCCGTTGATCCTGGTCACCATGGCCGGCAACGGCTGGATGCGCGGGGTGCAGGACGCCGTCCGGCCGCTGCGGTACGTGCTGGCGGGCAACGGGATCTCGGCCGTGCTGTGCCCGGTGCTCGTCTACGGGGCCGGGCTCGGCCTGGAGGGCTCGGCGATCGCGAACGTCGTCGCGCAGGTGATCTCCGCGTCGCTGTTCTTCGCGGCCCTGGTGCGCGAGAAGGTGGCTCTGCGGCCCGACTTCCGGGTGATGCGCGCCCAGCTGGGCCTCGGCCGCGACCTGGTGCTGCGCAGCCTCGGGTTCCAGCTGTGCTTCGTCTCGGCGGCGGCCGTCGCGGCCCGGACGTCGACCGAGGCGGTCGGCGCGCACCAGGTGGTGCTGCAGCTGTGGGTGTTCCTCTCGCTGGTCCTGGACTCGGTCGCGATCGCGGCGCAGTCCCTGGTCGGGGCCGCCCTCGGCGCGGGCTCGGCCCGGCAGGCGCGCGGCGTCGCCACGCAGATCACGCGCTACGGGCTGCTGATGGGGTGCGTCCTGGGCGTGCTGTTCGCGGCCCTGTCGTGGGTGCTGCCACGCGCGTTCACGGCCGACCCGGGTGTGCTGGCCGAGGTCCCGCACGCGTGGTGGTTCTTCGTGGCGCTGCAACCGATCGCGGGCGTGGTGTTCGCCCTGGACGGCGTGCTGCTGGGCGCGGGCGACGCGGCGTTCCTCCGCAACGCGACGCTCGGCAGCGCGGCCCTGGGCTTCCTCCCGCTGATCTGGGCGTCCCTCGGCTTCGGCTGGGGCCTCACCGGCATCTGGACCGGCCTCTCGCTCTTCATGGTCCTGCGCCTGGTGGCGGTGCTGGTCCGCTGGCGCTCGGGCACCTGGGCGGTGACCGGCGCGATCCGCCCCGCCTGA